A DNA window from Phoenix dactylifera cultivar Barhee BC4 chromosome 13, palm_55x_up_171113_PBpolish2nd_filt_p, whole genome shotgun sequence contains the following coding sequences:
- the LOC103707315 gene encoding heavy metal-associated isoprenylated plant protein 35-like isoform X2 has product MQEEGVYTTEVDALQHKVTVTGDVDAETLIRKLVKSNKHAELWPEKKPTNPNPGGNTNNKNKSSSKNQKPSKDSSKSKDPGESSDNTPSASPSGDTSAAAATAAKHSSGEKKSVGKDAGGSKAEEAAGDKPDEPSKADSEAPKNATKVPPVSEEKNAAAESSNSPPGKAAGPANGGEKATGGGKKKGKKGEKENSNGDSDGGETVAKEAGGSNSEFGGVSRTPPPQMYHYSIYPPQPAYVMSYNTAHPSTSQAYYAATPMPPVPQNYMYSPYPPPPAFYYGQSERSSSMSSPPPPPPPAGSYDDMFSDENPNSCNLM; this is encoded by the exons ATgcaagaagaag GTGTTTATACCACGGAAGTTGATGCCCTCCAACACAAGGTAACGGTAACCGGAGACGTCGACGCTGAAACGCTTATCAGGAAACTGGTCAAGTCCAACAAGCACGCCGAGCTCTGGCCCGAGAAGAAACCCACCAACCCAAATCCCGGCGGTAACACCAACAACAAGAACAAAAGCAGCAGCAAGAACCAGAAGCCGAGCAAAGACTCCTCTAAATCCAAAGATCCCGGTGAAAGCTCCGATAACACGCCATCCGCATCCCCCTCCGGCGatacctccgccgccgccgccacggcCGCCAAACACTCCTCCGGCGAAAAGAAAAGCGTAGGCAAAGACGCCGGAGGCAGCAAAGCCGAGGAAGCCGCCGGCGACAAGCCCGATGAGCCGTCGAAAGCCGACAGCGAAGCCCCCAAGAATGCCACGAAGGTGCCGCCAGTATCCGAGGAAAAGAACGCCGCCGCCGAGAGCTCCAATTCACCTCCTGGCAAGGCTGCCGGCCCCGCCAATGGCGGCGAGAAGGCCACCGGCGGCGGcaaaaagaagggaaagaaagggGAGAAAGAGAACAGCAATGGTGATAGTGATGGAGGAGAAACTGTAGCTAAAGAGGCCGGTGGTAGCAATTCAGAGTTCGGCGGCGTGAGCCGGACTCCGCCGCCGCAAATGTACCATTACTCGATATACCCTCCTCAGCCGGCGTACGTGATGAGCTACAACACGGCGCATCCGAGCACAAGCCAAGCCTACTACGCCGCCACCCCGATGCCACCGGTGCCTCAGAACTACATGTACTCGCCATACCCTCCTCCGCCGGCGTTTTACTACGGTCAGTCGGAGCGGAGCTCATCGATGtcatcgccgccgccgccgccgccgccggcgggtTCCTATGATGACATGTTCAGCGATGAGAACCCCAATTCCTGCAATCTTATGTGA
- the LOC103707315 gene encoding heavy metal-associated isoprenylated plant protein 35-like isoform X1, translating into MASEEAASEPLKYKTWVLKVSIHCEGCKKKVKKVLQSIEGVYTTEVDALQHKVTVTGDVDAETLIRKLVKSNKHAELWPEKKPTNPNPGGNTNNKNKSSSKNQKPSKDSSKSKDPGESSDNTPSASPSGDTSAAAATAAKHSSGEKKSVGKDAGGSKAEEAAGDKPDEPSKADSEAPKNATKVPPVSEEKNAAAESSNSPPGKAAGPANGGEKATGGGKKKGKKGEKENSNGDSDGGETVAKEAGGSNSEFGGVSRTPPPQMYHYSIYPPQPAYVMSYNTAHPSTSQAYYAATPMPPVPQNYMYSPYPPPPAFYYGQSERSSSMSSPPPPPPPAGSYDDMFSDENPNSCNLM; encoded by the exons ATGGCATCAGAGGAAGCAGCATCTGAACCCCTCAAATACAAG ACTTGGGTGTTGAAAGTATCAATCCACTGCGAGGGATgcaagaagaaggtgaagaaagTCCTCCAAAGCATTGAAG GTGTTTATACCACGGAAGTTGATGCCCTCCAACACAAGGTAACGGTAACCGGAGACGTCGACGCTGAAACGCTTATCAGGAAACTGGTCAAGTCCAACAAGCACGCCGAGCTCTGGCCCGAGAAGAAACCCACCAACCCAAATCCCGGCGGTAACACCAACAACAAGAACAAAAGCAGCAGCAAGAACCAGAAGCCGAGCAAAGACTCCTCTAAATCCAAAGATCCCGGTGAAAGCTCCGATAACACGCCATCCGCATCCCCCTCCGGCGatacctccgccgccgccgccacggcCGCCAAACACTCCTCCGGCGAAAAGAAAAGCGTAGGCAAAGACGCCGGAGGCAGCAAAGCCGAGGAAGCCGCCGGCGACAAGCCCGATGAGCCGTCGAAAGCCGACAGCGAAGCCCCCAAGAATGCCACGAAGGTGCCGCCAGTATCCGAGGAAAAGAACGCCGCCGCCGAGAGCTCCAATTCACCTCCTGGCAAGGCTGCCGGCCCCGCCAATGGCGGCGAGAAGGCCACCGGCGGCGGcaaaaagaagggaaagaaagggGAGAAAGAGAACAGCAATGGTGATAGTGATGGAGGAGAAACTGTAGCTAAAGAGGCCGGTGGTAGCAATTCAGAGTTCGGCGGCGTGAGCCGGACTCCGCCGCCGCAAATGTACCATTACTCGATATACCCTCCTCAGCCGGCGTACGTGATGAGCTACAACACGGCGCATCCGAGCACAAGCCAAGCCTACTACGCCGCCACCCCGATGCCACCGGTGCCTCAGAACTACATGTACTCGCCATACCCTCCTCCGCCGGCGTTTTACTACGGTCAGTCGGAGCGGAGCTCATCGATGtcatcgccgccgccgccgccgccgccggcgggtTCCTATGATGACATGTTCAGCGATGAGAACCCCAATTCCTGCAATCTTATGTGA
- the LOC103707281 gene encoding uncharacterized protein LOC103707281: MADADPAPSPPAVAPLPSPSKKFQFQALGDRIVELNESQSELLLKLQGLKENLQNWRSKLDAQVKTYKDELSELK, translated from the exons ATGGCGGACGCGGATCCAGCTCCTTCTCCACCGGCCGTGGCTCCTCTACCCTCTCCCTCG AAGAAGTTCCAGTTTCAAGCGCTAGGGGATCGGATTGTG GAATTGAATGAATCACAGTCGGAGTTGTTGCTCAAACTTCAAGGGCTGAAAGAA AACTTGCAAAACTGGAGGTCAAAGTTGGACGCGCAAGTTAAGACCTACAAGGAT GAGCTTTCAGAGCTCAAATAG